The Microbacter margulisiae genomic sequence GTATCTATTGCCGAAGGAACTTGCCAGTCATCAAAACTAAAATCACTGCCTTCACAAAAAAAGACAGAAAATTGTCCGCCTTCAGGCCCCAGCCAATATCGATCTTCACCTCCAAAATTATTGCAATGAGGAAGAAATTTCCCCATTGCAATTAAATCATAATTAAGCCACCCAAAGCTATCTCCTTCATCTCCTGTCGCTGTACTGGTCAAAACGCGTCCCTGAAGATCCTGTGATAGTAAAACCTTCTTCCCATCACGTGCTAACTCAACCAATCGGAGATGGTTGGATAAGAACTCTTTATCGTTTTTGTAATTTTTCTGTTCCATGGTTTACAGACAAAAGATATGGATCACTTTATTTCTTCATCAAAAACCACAGCCACTTTTCCGCATTTACCGCCAGCCATCAGGGCAAAAGCATCAGAAGCCTGATCCAGGGTAAACCGGTTAGTGACCAACTGGTCCGGATGAATACCCCAACGAACGATTCGTTCAACCAGCTCTTCCATACGCCAGATATTTGTAACCCATGAGCCATAGATAGTCTTTTGTTCATGAATAAGATCAGGACTTGGATTAAGCTCCATAGTGCCTCCTTCGCCGATAAGAACAATTTTCCCCCATTTACGGGTTGCTCTCACAGCCAACTGACGACCTGAAGTATGTCCGGAGCAATCAACCGCTCTTTCAACTCCCATCCCGCCAGTTAACGCCAAAATCTTGGAAATAGCCTGGTCATCAGTTACGAAAGCATGATCAACCAATTTCTTATCAATTGCAATATCAACACGTTCCCGAACTGTATCAACGCCTATAATCTTTGAAGCGCCCATAGCTTTTGTCAACATGCATGCAGCGAGGCCTACTGGGCCAAGGCCTACCACAAGCACGGCATCATTCCCGCAAATACCAATTTTTTCAAGGCCTTCGTAAACAGTACCAAAACCACAAGCTACCTGAGCTCCATCCGTATAACTCAATTCATCAGGTAATAAAACCAAGTCTTTTTCTTCCGCTAATAAATATTCAGCCATACCACCGTCCCGTTGCCAGCCATAAGCACGACGATAGGGACTAGTACAACTAATCATATAACCCCGTCGGCAATCATTGCATACC encodes the following:
- a CDS encoding zinc-dependent alcohol dehydrogenase family protein; translated protein: MKQTMQAAYLPGNSTVVLKEVDIPVPGHGEVLIKMKSSTICGSDIRAIYREHLGKGPEGYQNKICGHEPAGQIVKCGPGLRRFKEGDRIIVYHISGCGVCNDCRRGYMISCTSPYRRAYGWQRDGGMAEYLLAEEKDLVLLPDELSYTDGAQVACGFGTVYEGLEKIGICGNDAVLVVGLGPVGLAACMLTKAMGASKIIGVDTVRERVDIAIDKKLVDHAFVTDDQAISKILALTGGMGVERAVDCSGHTSGRQLAVRATRKWGKIVLIGEGGTMELNPSPDLIHEQKTIYGSWVTNIWRMEELVERIVRWGIHPDQLVTNRFTLDQASDAFALMAGGKCGKVAVVFDEEIK